In Bradyrhizobium lablabi, one DNA window encodes the following:
- the fmt gene encoding methionyl-tRNA formyltransferase, whose translation MPLRLIFMGTPDFAVPTLLELVAHGHEIAAVYTRAAKPAGRGMKLQPTPVEQEARRLGIPVETPMSVKTPEALEKFRAHNADAAVVVAYGMILPQAILDTPKLGCFNLHASLLPRWRGAAPINRAIMAGDRETGVMVMKMDVGLDTGDVAMAERMTITDAMTAADVHDALARLGGDLMVRAIGALERGMLQLTKQSEAGITYATKIEKAEARIDWNKPAREVLRHIHGLSPFPGAWCEMPIEGEPVRVKILRCEMIDRSGVPGEFLDDHLTIACQQGAIRILDLQRAGKAPMKADEFLRGTPIKPPIRLT comes from the coding sequence ATGCCGCTTCGCTTGATCTTCATGGGCACGCCTGACTTCGCGGTGCCGACGCTGCTGGAGCTCGTGGCCCATGGCCATGAGATCGCGGCCGTCTACACCCGTGCGGCAAAGCCGGCCGGGCGCGGCATGAAGCTGCAGCCAACGCCGGTCGAGCAGGAAGCGCGGCGGCTCGGCATTCCCGTTGAGACACCAATGAGCGTAAAGACGCCGGAGGCTCTGGAGAAATTTCGCGCGCACAACGCCGATGCCGCAGTGGTCGTCGCCTATGGCATGATCCTGCCGCAGGCCATTCTCGACACTCCAAAACTCGGCTGCTTCAACCTGCATGCCTCGCTATTGCCGCGCTGGCGCGGGGCGGCGCCGATCAATCGTGCCATCATGGCAGGTGATCGAGAGACCGGCGTGATGGTGATGAAAATGGACGTTGGCCTCGATACCGGCGACGTGGCGATGGCCGAGCGGATGACGATCACGGACGCGATGACGGCGGCCGATGTGCACGATGCGCTGGCGCGGCTCGGCGGCGATCTGATGGTCCGCGCCATCGGCGCGCTGGAACGCGGCATGCTGCAACTGACAAAACAGAGCGAAGCGGGCATCACCTACGCTACAAAAATCGAAAAGGCCGAGGCGCGGATCGACTGGAACAAGCCCGCGCGGGAAGTGCTGCGGCACATCCACGGATTGTCGCCGTTTCCCGGCGCCTGGTGCGAAATGCCGATCGAGGGCGAACCGGTTCGGGTCAAAATCCTGCGCTGTGAAATGATCGATCGCTCGGGCGTACCAGGCGAATTCCTCGACGATCATCTCACAATTGCCTGCCAGCAGGGCGCCATCCGAATCCTCGACTTGCAGCGCGCCGGCAAGGCACCGATGAAGGCGGATGAATTTTTGCGCGGCACGCCGATCAAGCCGCCGATACGGCTAACCTGA
- the def gene encoding peptide deformylase, with protein MAIREIIILPDKQLRLVSKPIEKVTAEVRKLADDMFETMYDAPGIGLAAIQVAQPLRLITMDLAKKEEDGETKPRPRVFINPEILSSSEEMSVYEEGCLSIPEYYEEVERPAKVRVRFTDLDGKVHEEDAEGLFATCIQHEIDHLNGVLFVDYLSKLKRDRVLKKFAKAAKRAAE; from the coding sequence ATGGCTATCCGAGAAATCATCATCCTCCCCGACAAGCAGTTGCGGCTGGTCTCGAAACCCATCGAGAAGGTCACGGCCGAGGTGCGCAAGCTCGCCGATGACATGTTCGAGACCATGTACGACGCGCCCGGAATTGGCCTCGCCGCGATCCAGGTCGCGCAGCCGCTGCGGCTGATCACGATGGATCTGGCCAAGAAAGAGGAAGACGGCGAGACCAAGCCGCGGCCGCGCGTGTTCATCAATCCGGAGATTCTGTCCTCGTCGGAAGAGATGTCGGTTTACGAGGAAGGCTGCCTGTCGATCCCGGAATATTACGAGGAGGTGGAACGGCCGGCGAAAGTCCGCGTGCGCTTCACCGATCTCGACGGCAAGGTGCATGAGGAGGACGCCGAGGGCCTGTTCGCGACCTGCATCCAGCATGAGATCGATCATCTCAACGGCGTGCTGTTCGTGGATTATCTGTCGAAATTAAAGCGCGACCGCGTGCTGAAGAAGTTTGCCAAGGCCGCGAAGAGGGCAGCGGAGTAG
- a CDS encoding DNA recombination protein RmuC, with protein sequence MNEILFMAGDLPVRTGAALIGFGGLALVLLLIIVIVITRSGRRGAELAMAQAVRADELEERLSEMLRAQSENSVRVDAMGQVLAGRQAEMARAVNERLDSVTHRVGQSMEQTTRHTMDSLRVLHERLGIIDNAHKNLTDLTSQVTTLRDVLANKQSRGAFGQARMEAIVQDGMPKGSYEFQHTLSTGKRPDCVVFLPDQRPLCIDAKFPLEAVTALHDARTDEAKKFAAQRLRADVMKHVSDIAEKYLITGETQDTALMFVPSESVYAEIHDSFDDVIQKAYRARVVLVSPSLLMLAIQVMQQIHRDARMRDAADQIRTEVLNLGDDLGRLRDRVLKLQKHFSDANEDIRQILISADKIEKRAGRIEELDFSKEPAEPPRLVKPAGPELFPVPRKLQAGE encoded by the coding sequence ATGAACGAGATCCTCTTTATGGCCGGCGACCTGCCGGTCCGAACCGGCGCGGCGCTGATCGGTTTTGGCGGCCTGGCGCTGGTCCTGCTCCTGATTATCGTCATCGTGATCACACGCTCCGGCCGGCGCGGCGCGGAACTGGCGATGGCCCAGGCGGTGCGAGCCGACGAGCTCGAGGAGCGGCTCTCCGAAATGCTCCGCGCCCAGAGCGAAAACTCCGTCCGCGTCGATGCGATGGGGCAGGTGCTGGCCGGCCGCCAGGCCGAGATGGCGCGCGCGGTCAATGAGCGGCTGGATTCGGTGACCCACCGCGTCGGCCAGTCCATGGAACAGACCACGCGCCATACGATGGATAGCTTGCGCGTGCTGCACGAGCGGCTCGGCATCATCGACAATGCGCATAAAAATCTGACCGACCTGACCTCGCAGGTGACGACGCTGCGCGACGTGCTCGCCAACAAGCAATCGCGCGGCGCGTTCGGCCAGGCGCGGATGGAGGCGATTGTCCAGGACGGCATGCCGAAGGGCTCTTACGAGTTCCAGCACACGCTCTCGACCGGCAAACGGCCGGATTGCGTGGTGTTTTTGCCCGACCAGCGGCCGCTTTGTATCGACGCGAAATTCCCGCTGGAGGCGGTGACCGCGCTGCATGATGCACGCACCGATGAGGCGAAAAAATTCGCCGCCCAGCGGCTGCGCGCCGACGTCATGAAGCATGTCAGCGATATCGCCGAGAAATATCTGATCACGGGCGAGACCCAGGACACCGCGTTGATGTTCGTGCCGTCGGAATCGGTCTACGCCGAGATCCACGACAGCTTCGATGACGTGATCCAGAAGGCTTATCGCGCCCGCGTGGTGCTCGTATCGCCATCGCTGTTGATGCTGGCGATCCAGGTGATGCAGCAGATCCACCGGGACGCGCGGATGCGCGACGCCGCCGACCAGATCCGCACCGAGGTGCTGAACCTCGGCGACGATCTCGGCCGGTTGCGCGATCGCGTATTAAAGCTGCAGAAGCATTTCTCCGACGCCAACGAGGATATCAGGCAGATCCTGATTTCCGCCGACAAGATCGAGAAGCGGGCGGGCCGGATCGAGGAACTGGATTTCAGCAAGGAACCGGCGGAGCCGCCGCGGCTGGTCAAGCCGGCCGGGCCGGAGTTGTTTCCTGTTCCCCGGAAGCTGCAGGCGGGGGAGTAG
- the truA gene encoding tRNA pseudouridine(38-40) synthase TruA — protein MPRYKLTIEYDGAPYCGWQIQDNGASVQGALEDAVKAICGEQVRVHGAGRTDAGVHAIAQVAHCDITKHFVPGRFRDGLNAHLRPHPIGVLSAEIVPADFEARFSAKKRHYLYRIANRRANLALDIGRAWRLPRALDSDAMHAAAQRLVGKHDFTTFRDTECQAKSPEKTLDQLDVVRDGDAVNIVTSARSFLHSQVRSMVGSLVWVGEGRWSADDLAAALAARDRTACGPVAPPDGLYLVRVEY, from the coding sequence ATGCCCCGCTACAAACTCACCATCGAATATGACGGCGCGCCGTATTGCGGCTGGCAGATCCAGGACAATGGCGCCTCCGTGCAGGGCGCGCTGGAAGACGCGGTCAAGGCGATCTGCGGCGAGCAGGTCCGCGTTCACGGCGCCGGCCGCACCGACGCCGGCGTGCACGCGATCGCGCAGGTCGCGCATTGCGATATTACAAAACACTTCGTGCCGGGCCGGTTTCGCGACGGGCTGAACGCGCATTTGCGGCCGCATCCGATCGGCGTGCTCAGTGCGGAGATCGTGCCCGCCGATTTCGAGGCGCGGTTCTCCGCGAAAAAGCGGCATTACCTTTATCGGATCGCTAACCGCCGCGCCAATCTCGCGCTCGACATCGGCCGCGCCTGGCGATTGCCGCGGGCGCTCGATAGCGATGCGATGCACGCCGCCGCGCAACGCCTGGTCGGCAAGCACGACTTTACGACCTTCCGCGACACCGAGTGCCAGGCGAAGTCGCCGGAGAAAACCCTCGACCAGCTCGACGTCGTAAGAGACGGCGACGCCGTCAACATCGTCACCTCGGCGCGCTCGTTCCTGCACAGCCAGGTGCGCTCGATGGTGGGATCATTGGTCTGGGTCGGCGAAGGCCGCTGGAGCGCCGACGATCTCGCCGCAGCCCTCGCCGCCCGCGACCGCACCGCCTGCGGCCCCGTCGCCCCGCCGGACGGGTTGTATCTGGTACGGGTGGAGTATTGA
- a CDS encoding YbaB/EbfC family nucleoid-associated protein, whose amino-acid sequence MADFLGMMKQAAQLQSKMQAMQEELGNVEVEGISGGGLVSVRMTAKMEVRGVKIDPSLIKPEEREILEDLLVTAHNDARRKAELAMQEKMQALTGGLGLPPGLGLT is encoded by the coding sequence ATGGCTGATTTTCTCGGCATGATGAAGCAGGCGGCGCAGCTGCAATCGAAGATGCAGGCGATGCAGGAGGAACTCGGCAATGTCGAGGTCGAGGGCATTTCCGGCGGCGGCCTGGTCAGCGTGCGCATGACCGCGAAGATGGAAGTCAGGGGTGTCAAGATCGACCCCTCGCTGATCAAGCCGGAGGAGCGTGAAATCCTCGAGGACCTACTGGTGACCGCGCATAACGATGCGCGTCGCAAGGCCGAACTGGCGATGCAGGAAAAGATGCAGGCGCTGACCGGCGGCTTGGGTCTGCCGCCGGGCTTGGGCCTCACCTGA
- the nudC gene encoding NAD(+) diphosphatase: MTAFDSFPLGRPAFVSNILDRAAHLRNDDAKLMTLEGNRDARAYVVYRDSLVVKQEAGSPRALLTVDEALKFGANPGTIFLGLRDGAAVFGMGIAAAAIEKLMTRDDVAVTELRGMAMQGVVPPDQLSAIAMAKSMVNWHQRHGYCANCGTRTAMKEGGWKRECPNCKAEHFPRTDPVVIMLVTSGDKCLLGRQKQFPAGMYSCLAGFVEAAETIEDAVRREIFEESGIRCTDVNYYMTQPWPYPSSLMIGCTARATNEDIIVDRTELEDARWFDRTEATLMLKRQHPDGLAGPHPFAIAHHLVGRWLQIDLGTRA, translated from the coding sequence ATGACAGCATTCGATTCCTTTCCCCTGGGGCGACCGGCCTTCGTCAGCAACATCCTCGATCGCGCCGCGCATCTGCGCAATGACGACGCAAAGCTCATGACGCTGGAAGGCAACCGCGACGCCCGCGCCTATGTGGTGTACCGCGACTCGCTGGTGGTGAAGCAGGAGGCCGGCAGTCCCCGCGCGCTGCTCACCGTCGACGAGGCACTGAAATTCGGCGCCAATCCCGGCACGATCTTTTTGGGCCTGCGCGACGGCGCCGCGGTGTTCGGCATGGGCATCGCGGCCGCGGCCATAGAGAAATTGATGACCCGCGACGACGTCGCCGTGACCGAATTGCGCGGCATGGCGATGCAGGGCGTGGTGCCGCCCGACCAGCTTTCGGCGATCGCAATGGCGAAATCGATGGTGAACTGGCATCAGCGCCACGGCTATTGCGCCAATTGCGGAACCCGCACCGCGATGAAGGAAGGCGGCTGGAAGCGCGAATGCCCGAATTGCAAGGCCGAGCATTTTCCACGCACCGACCCTGTCGTGATCATGCTGGTGACCTCGGGCGACAAATGCCTGCTGGGTCGGCAGAAGCAATTTCCCGCCGGCATGTATTCGTGCCTGGCGGGCTTTGTCGAAGCCGCCGAAACCATCGAGGACGCGGTCCGGCGTGAGATTTTCGAGGAAAGTGGAATCCGCTGCACCGACGTGAATTATTATATGACGCAGCCCTGGCCCTATCCGTCATCCCTGATGATCGGATGCACCGCGCGCGCCACCAATGAGGATATCATTGTCGACCGCACCGAGCTCGAGGACGCGCGCTGGTTCGACCGCACCGAAGCAACCCTGATGCTGAAAAGACAGCATCCCGACGGCCTCGCCGGGCCGCACCCGTTTGCCATTGCCCATCATTTAGTCGGCCGTTGGCTGCAGATCGACCTCGGCACGCGCGCATAG
- a CDS encoding AmpG family muropeptide MFS transporter, which produces MTAPEAASEPTIATPTPRASWRDGLAVYLQRRVLIVLLLGFSSGLPLALSGSTLLVWMRESGVDLGTIGLFALVGTPYTLKFLWAPLVDALHVPLFTRAFGRRRGWLVFSQLLLIVAILLLALTDPARSPLFVALGALAVAAMSSTQDIVVDAFRVESLPESEQAAGMASYVAAYRIGMLVSTAGALFLVSAFESTGLPRASAWMWGYVAMAALVLIGTGTALSATEPEQSARAEAATSTETAFARVIHAAVGAFSEFLRRKDALAALAFVVLFKFTDAFSGTMTAPFVIDLGFSRNDYAAIVKGVGLAATLIGGFAGGFVARRYSLAASLWIGGVLQAVANLSFSWLALVGVNEWALALAISAENFTSAIGTVIFVAYLSALCQNPLHTATQYALLTALAAVGRTYLSSGAGYVAKATGWPLFFAICVVVAIPSLILLAWLQRRGHFAELETPVVITRQRVGA; this is translated from the coding sequence ATGACTGCCCCTGAAGCCGCGTCCGAACCGACAATCGCTACGCCAACGCCCCGCGCCTCCTGGCGCGATGGTCTTGCCGTCTATCTGCAACGGCGGGTGCTGATCGTGTTGCTGCTCGGATTTTCCTCCGGGCTGCCGCTGGCGCTGTCGGGGTCGACGCTGCTGGTATGGATGCGCGAATCAGGCGTCGATCTCGGGACCATCGGCCTGTTCGCGCTGGTGGGCACGCCGTACACATTGAAATTCCTGTGGGCCCCGCTGGTCGATGCGCTGCATGTGCCGTTGTTCACGCGCGCCTTCGGCCGCCGCCGCGGCTGGCTGGTGTTTTCGCAACTGCTGTTGATTGTCGCGATCCTGCTGCTGGCGCTGACCGATCCGGCGCGCTCACCGCTATTCGTCGCGCTTGGCGCGCTGGCGGTGGCGGCGATGTCATCAACGCAGGACATCGTGGTCGATGCGTTTCGGGTCGAGAGCCTGCCGGAAAGCGAGCAGGCCGCCGGCATGGCCTCCTATGTCGCGGCCTATCGGATCGGCATGCTGGTCTCGACCGCGGGCGCGCTGTTTCTGGTGAGCGCATTCGAATCGACCGGCCTCCCGCGCGCTTCAGCGTGGATGTGGGGCTATGTGGCGATGGCGGCGCTGGTGCTGATCGGCACCGGCACGGCGCTATCCGCCACCGAGCCCGAGCAATCGGCACGCGCGGAAGCCGCCACCAGCACCGAGACCGCGTTTGCGCGCGTGATCCATGCCGCGGTCGGCGCGTTCTCCGAATTTCTGCGCCGCAAGGACGCGCTCGCGGCGCTCGCCTTCGTGGTGCTGTTCAAATTCACCGACGCGTTCTCCGGCACGATGACCGCGCCGTTCGTGATCGACCTTGGTTTTTCCCGCAACGACTATGCCGCGATCGTCAAGGGCGTCGGCCTCGCCGCGACCCTGATCGGCGGTTTTGCCGGCGGTTTTGTCGCGCGGCGCTATTCGCTTGCCGCCAGCCTTTGGATCGGCGGCGTGCTGCAGGCGGTCGCCAACCTGTCGTTCTCCTGGCTGGCGCTGGTCGGCGTCAACGAATGGGCGCTGGCGCTCGCCATCAGCGCGGAAAATTTCACCAGCGCCATCGGTACCGTGATCTTCGTCGCCTATTTGTCGGCGCTGTGCCAGAACCCGCTGCACACCGCGACCCAATATGCGCTGCTCACCGCGCTTGCCGCGGTGGGGCGCACCTATTTGTCCTCAGGCGCGGGCTATGTGGCGAAGGCGACGGGCTGGCCGTTGTTTTTCGCGATCTGCGTCGTGGTCGCGATCCCGAGCCTGATCCTGCTGGCCTGGCTGCAGCGGCGCGGGCATTTTGCGGAGCTGGAGACCCCCGTCGTCATCACCCGCCAACGGGTCGGCGCTTAG
- a CDS encoding HIT domain-containing protein translates to MPSDTPAWSLHSRLKEDTIDIGDLPLCRVLVIKDAHYPWLLLVPRRPDVAEIIDLAEVEQAQLMTEISRVARALKEITKCDKLNIAALGNLVPQLHVHIIARRSSDAAWPRPVWGVMPPLAHDAEEVQHFISALRRKIWLG, encoded by the coding sequence ATGCCTTCCGATACTCCCGCCTGGTCGCTGCACTCACGGCTCAAAGAGGACACTATCGACATCGGCGACCTGCCGCTGTGCCGCGTGCTGGTGATCAAGGACGCGCATTACCCGTGGCTGCTCCTGGTGCCGCGCCGGCCTGATGTCGCGGAAATCATCGACCTCGCCGAGGTCGAGCAGGCCCAGTTGATGACGGAGATTTCCCGCGTCGCGCGCGCGCTGAAAGAAATCACAAAATGCGACAAGCTCAACATCGCAGCGCTCGGCAATCTGGTGCCGCAACTGCACGTCCATATCATCGCCCGCCGTTCCAGCGATGCCGCCTGGCCGCGCCCGGTCTGGGGGGTGATGCCGCCGCTCGCGCACGACGCCGAGGAGGTGCAACATTTCATCAGCGCGCTTCGCCGCAAAATCTGGCTTGGTTGA
- a CDS encoding DNA polymerase III subunit gamma/tau yields MTDAGASLMSPTDPDSTQQGGSAGQHYRVLARKYRPSSFEDLIGQDAVVRTVSNAFETGRIPQAWILTGVRGVGKTTTARILARALNYELPDGSVKGPTIHMPVLGVHCQAIMESRHMDVLEMDAASHTGVDDVRQINDSVRYAPASARYKVYIIDEVHMLSTAAFNAFLKTLEEPPEHAKFVFATTEIRKVPVTVLSRCQRFDLRRVEADVLMKHLANIAAKENVEVEPEALGIIARAAEGSVRDSLSLFDQAIAHAAGLVRADAVRQMLGLADRTRVIDLFDSLVRGDIASAFKEFREQYDTGADPIVVLSDLAEFVNFVTRVKIVPATADNVAFGETERVRARDFASKLSMRVLSRMWQMLLKGITEAQAATRPAAAAEMVLVRIAYVADMPTPDEAIKMLEQNGGASPVVTGNGASRGAPAAPVSAMQSPAPRSAAAVPRAGAEASARPQMVAPPPEAQSAPAALRIASFPELVALAAEKRDLLTKGALESDVRLVRIEDGRLEVALERSAARTLINDLSRKLEQWTGRRWTVIVSNEAGQPTLRSQMEVERSQRERAAEADPRVREVLARFPGAKVVEVRKLAPEPPESHVNGEDTVENSDGDDQ; encoded by the coding sequence ATGACCGACGCTGGCGCTTCCTTAATGTCCCCAACCGATCCCGACAGCACCCAGCAAGGCGGTTCCGCCGGCCAGCATTATCGGGTGCTGGCGCGCAAATACCGCCCCTCCAGTTTCGAGGATTTGATCGGCCAGGACGCCGTGGTCCGCACCGTTTCGAATGCGTTCGAGACCGGACGGATCCCGCAGGCCTGGATCCTGACCGGGGTGCGCGGGGTGGGCAAAACCACGACCGCCCGGATTCTAGCTCGCGCGCTGAATTACGAACTGCCTGACGGCTCGGTGAAGGGGCCGACCATCCACATGCCCGTTCTGGGGGTGCATTGCCAGGCGATCATGGAAAGCCGGCACATGGACGTGCTGGAGATGGACGCGGCCTCCCATACCGGCGTCGACGACGTGCGCCAGATCAACGACAGCGTGCGCTATGCGCCGGCGAGCGCCCGCTACAAGGTCTACATCATCGACGAAGTCCACATGCTGTCGACGGCGGCGTTCAACGCCTTCCTGAAGACGCTGGAGGAGCCGCCGGAGCACGCCAAGTTCGTGTTCGCCACCACCGAAATCCGCAAAGTCCCGGTGACGGTGCTGTCGCGCTGCCAGCGGTTCGACTTGCGCCGGGTCGAGGCCGACGTGCTGATGAAGCACCTTGCCAATATCGCGGCCAAGGAAAACGTCGAGGTCGAACCCGAGGCACTCGGCATCATCGCCCGCGCCGCCGAAGGCTCGGTGCGCGATTCGCTCTCGCTGTTCGACCAGGCGATCGCGCATGCCGCGGGCCTGGTGCGGGCCGACGCCGTGCGGCAGATGCTCGGCCTTGCCGACCGCACACGGGTGATCGATCTCTTTGATTCGCTGGTTCGCGGCGATATCGCCAGCGCGTTCAAGGAATTCCGCGAGCAGTATGACACCGGCGCCGACCCGATCGTGGTGCTGTCCGATCTCGCCGAATTCGTCAACTTCGTCACGCGCGTCAAGATCGTGCCGGCGACGGCGGACAATGTCGCCTTCGGCGAAACCGAGCGCGTGCGCGCCCGCGATTTTGCGTCAAAGCTCTCGATGCGGGTGCTGTCGCGGATGTGGCAGATGCTGCTCAAGGGCATTACCGAGGCGCAGGCCGCGACGCGCCCGGCAGCTGCCGCGGAAATGGTGCTGGTGCGGATCGCCTATGTCGCCGATATGCCGACCCCGGACGAAGCGATCAAGATGCTCGAGCAGAATGGCGGCGCCTCGCCGGTTGTTACTGGCAACGGCGCCTCGCGCGGCGCGCCGGCCGCGCCGGTGTCGGCGATGCAATCACCGGCGCCGCGCTCGGCCGCGGCCGTGCCACGTGCCGGCGCCGAGGCCTCAGCGCGCCCGCAGATGGTCGCACCGCCGCCGGAGGCGCAGTCCGCGCCCGCAGCGCTTCGGATCGCGAGCTTTCCGGAACTCGTGGCGCTCGCCGCCGAAAAGCGCGATCTCCTGACCAAAGGCGCGCTGGAGTCGGATGTCCGTCTGGTCCGCATCGAGGACGGGCGGCTCGAGGTGGCGCTGGAGCGCAGCGCCGCGCGCACCCTGATCAACGATTTGTCGCGAAAGCTCGAACAATGGACCGGCCGGCGCTGGACCGTGATCGTGTCCAACGAGGCCGGTCAGCCGACGCTGCGCTCGCAGATGGAAGTCGAGCGCAGCCAGCGCGAGCGCGCCGCCGAAGCCGATCCGCGGGTAAGGGAAGTGCTGGCGCGCTTTCCCGGCGCCAAGGTGGTCGAGGTCCGCAAGCTTGCCCCCGAGCCGCCGGAATCCCATGTTAACGGGGAAGACACGGTCGAGAATTCCGATGGCGACGATCAATAG
- the recR gene encoding recombination mediator RecR, which translates to MATAVAGPEIERLIQLLARLPGLGPRSARRAALHLIKKREALMTPLAGALQVAIDKIQVCKSCGNIDTQNPCTVCTDPRRDPSIIVVVADVADLWALERAHASNGRYHVLGATLSPLDGVGPQDLTIDALVARAHDPQVTEIILALNATVDGQTTAHYITDLLQEAGVKVTRLAHGVPVGGELDYLDEGTLSAAMRQRTLF; encoded by the coding sequence ATGGCCACAGCCGTTGCCGGTCCTGAAATCGAACGCCTGATCCAGCTCCTGGCGCGGCTGCCGGGGCTCGGCCCGCGTTCGGCGCGGCGCGCGGCACTGCATCTGATCAAGAAGCGCGAGGCACTGATGACGCCGCTTGCCGGCGCGCTGCAGGTGGCCATTGATAAGATCCAGGTCTGCAAGAGCTGCGGCAATATCGACACGCAAAATCCCTGCACGGTATGCACCGACCCGCGGCGCGATCCTTCGATCATCGTGGTCGTCGCCGACGTCGCCGATCTCTGGGCGCTGGAGCGCGCCCATGCCAGCAACGGGCGCTATCACGTGCTCGGCGCGACCTTGTCGCCGCTCGACGGCGTCGGCCCGCAGGACCTCACCATCGATGCGCTGGTGGCCCGCGCGCATGATCCGCAGGTGACGGAGATCATCCTCGCTTTGAACGCGACCGTCGACGGCCAGACCACGGCGCATTACATCACCGACCTCCTGCAGGAGGCGGGCGTCAAGGTGACGCGACTTGCCCACGGCGTGCCGGTCGGCGGCGAGCTCGATTATCTCGATGAAGGCACGCTGTCGGCTGCGATGCGGCAGCGGACATTGTTCTAG
- the dapE gene encoding succinyl-diaminopimelate desuccinylase — protein MNDALSIARDLVRCPSVTPADAGALGVLENILEAAGFEVHRVTFGEPGTADIDNLYARIGTSAPHITFAGHTDVVPPGDESAWSHGAFAGEVRDGFLYGRGAVDMKGGIACSVAAVLDYLSANGGKPKGSISFLITGDEEDISINGTIKLLQWAAARGEKFDHCVLGEPSNVEVLGDCIKVGRRGSQSGTLYVDGVQGHVAYPHRAANPVPDISRLIVALSDEPLDHGSAQFQASNLEFTSVDVGNTASNVIPGQARAKFNIRFNDLHTQETLRALVEARLAKAAGNRIRARIVWEPSNSNVFVTKPGPFTDLAVAAIEEVTGRRPELSTSGGTSDARFISSYCPVIEFGLVGQTMHQIDERTPVADLERLTRIYRGVLDRYFG, from the coding sequence ATGAATGATGCCCTCTCGATTGCCCGCGATCTCGTCCGCTGCCCCTCGGTAACCCCGGCCGATGCCGGGGCGCTTGGGGTGCTCGAAAATATTCTCGAGGCGGCCGGCTTCGAGGTGCATCGCGTCACCTTCGGCGAGCCCGGCACCGCCGATATCGACAACCTCTATGCCCGCATCGGCACCAGCGCTCCGCACATCACCTTCGCCGGGCATACCGACGTGGTGCCGCCGGGCGACGAGAGCGCCTGGAGCCATGGCGCCTTCGCGGGCGAAGTCCGGGACGGCTTTCTCTACGGCCGCGGCGCCGTCGACATGAAAGGCGGCATTGCCTGCAGCGTTGCCGCGGTGCTGGATTATCTCTCAGCCAACGGCGGCAAACCAAAAGGATCGATCTCGTTCCTGATCACGGGCGACGAGGAAGACATCTCCATCAACGGCACCATCAAGCTGTTGCAGTGGGCGGCCGCGCGTGGCGAGAAATTCGACCATTGCGTGCTCGGCGAACCCAGCAATGTCGAGGTGCTCGGCGACTGTATAAAAGTCGGCCGCCGCGGCTCGCAGTCGGGCACGCTTTATGTCGACGGCGTGCAGGGCCACGTCGCCTATCCGCATCGCGCGGCAAATCCTGTTCCGGATATTTCGCGATTGATCGTGGCGCTAAGCGACGAGCCGCTCGATCACGGCAGCGCGCAGTTCCAGGCCTCCAACCTCGAATTCACCTCGGTCGATGTCGGCAATACCGCGAGCAATGTGATCCCTGGGCAGGCGCGGGCAAAATTCAACATCCGCTTCAACGATCTCCACACCCAGGAGACGCTGCGCGCGCTGGTCGAGGCGCGGCTGGCGAAGGCTGCGGGAAATCGGATCCGCGCGCGGATCGTGTGGGAACCGTCGAATTCAAATGTGTTCGTGACCAAGCCCGGCCCGTTCACCGATTTGGCGGTCGCCGCGATCGAAGAGGTCACGGGACGCCGGCCAGAACTCTCCACAAGCGGCGGCACCTCGGACGCGCGCTTCATCTCAAGCTATTGCCCGGTGATCGAGTTCGGCCTGGTCGGCCAGACCATGCACCAGATCGACGAGCGCACCCCGGTGGCTGATTTGGAGCGGCTGACGAGGATTTATCGCGGCGTGCTGGATAGGTATTTTGGGTGA